A genomic stretch from Chloroflexota bacterium includes:
- the rbfA gene encoding 30S ribosome-binding factor RbfA: MSQRTDRLDSQIRQELMDLIQREMKDPRLGFATITRVQTARDLGHARVWVSVLGSDLERERTMGALRVATPWLRRRLGERLSLRHVPELSVREDDSIASGDRVLRIIQELDEGSSDPSPDEPGER, translated from the coding sequence ATGAGCCAGCGGACCGATCGGCTCGACAGCCAGATCCGCCAGGAGCTGATGGATCTCATCCAGCGCGAGATGAAGGATCCACGCCTGGGATTCGCAACGATCACCCGGGTCCAGACGGCCCGCGACCTTGGTCACGCCCGGGTCTGGGTGAGCGTGCTCGGCAGCGATCTCGAACGCGAGCGCACGATGGGCGCCCTGCGCGTGGCCACCCCGTGGCTGCGCCGCCGGCTCGGCGAGCGTCTCTCCCTGCGCCACGTGCCCGAGCTCAGCGTTCGCGAGGACGATTCGATCGCCTCGGGCGACCGGGTCCTGCGCATCATCCAGGAGCTCGACGAGGGTTCATCCGACCCGTCGCCGGACGAGCCGGGGGAGCGATAG
- the infB gene encoding translation initiation factor IF-2 codes for MPPRRYQPRRGPRPQRRRDGGPDGGLAVETQPVVPRGGPPVELPSSVSVTDLATALSVSHADVIKELIRNGIFATINQSIDFDTASLVAGELGIETVERGVAQRAAADAASQQEIVAPGSEEEGAGKRVLFTEEEAADVVTRAPIVTIMGHVDHGKTSLLDAIRSTSVATAERGGITQHIGASEVEHNGKRIVFLDTPGHEAFTAMRARGAQVTDIAIIVVAADDGVMPQTKEAIDHVRAARVPMIVAINKIDKPDANPDRVKQELADNKVLIEEFGGDVIAVPVSAKQKTGLDDLMEMILLVADLQDLKANPNRPAIGTIIESKVAKGRGNVATVLVQTGTLKIGDVVTVGRTFGRVRALQNAAGKRVKAAEPATAVEIIGLTDLPEAGDILRVVADEKTARDMAEAVEEAATSGDGKAAFTLEDISAQIQAAEVKELRVVLKTDVQGSLGAIRHALERLNTAEVRVNIVSEGAGDINESDVQLASASEAVIIGFNTKLDPGAQRAVDALGVDVRQYDVIYKLTDDLGAALSGMLTPKQVEQVEGHAEVRLVIKAGKAGNVAGSYVVDGRIVRGGQVRLFRGGEVVAEGRVESLKRFKDDVREVATGFECGIGLGNIEIAEGDLIECYQMVSEQA; via the coding sequence ATGCCTCCGCGTAGATATCAGCCGCGACGTGGCCCTCGCCCGCAGCGGCGCCGTGACGGCGGGCCCGACGGCGGCCTCGCGGTCGAGACCCAGCCGGTCGTCCCGCGAGGCGGCCCGCCGGTCGAGCTTCCCTCGTCCGTATCGGTCACCGACCTCGCGACCGCACTCAGCGTCAGCCATGCGGACGTGATCAAGGAGCTGATCCGCAACGGCATCTTCGCCACCATCAACCAGTCGATCGACTTCGACACCGCCTCCCTCGTCGCGGGGGAGCTGGGGATCGAGACGGTCGAGCGGGGCGTCGCGCAGCGGGCAGCCGCCGATGCGGCCTCGCAGCAGGAGATCGTGGCGCCCGGCAGCGAGGAGGAGGGCGCGGGCAAGCGCGTTCTCTTCACCGAGGAGGAGGCGGCGGATGTCGTCACCCGCGCCCCGATCGTGACGATCATGGGCCACGTCGACCACGGCAAGACCAGCCTCTTGGATGCCATCCGCAGCACCAGCGTCGCGACAGCGGAGCGTGGCGGGATCACCCAGCACATCGGCGCATCCGAGGTCGAGCACAACGGCAAGCGGATCGTCTTCCTGGACACGCCCGGTCACGAGGCATTCACCGCCATGCGGGCCCGCGGCGCCCAGGTGACCGACATCGCCATCATCGTGGTGGCGGCCGACGACGGCGTCATGCCACAGACCAAGGAGGCGATCGACCACGTTCGCGCCGCTCGGGTACCGATGATCGTGGCGATCAACAAGATCGACAAGCCCGATGCCAACCCCGACCGCGTGAAGCAGGAGCTGGCCGACAACAAGGTCCTGATCGAGGAGTTCGGCGGGGACGTGATCGCCGTGCCGGTCTCCGCCAAGCAGAAGACGGGGCTCGACGACCTGATGGAGATGATCCTGCTCGTCGCGGATCTGCAGGACCTCAAGGCCAATCCCAACCGCCCCGCGATCGGAACGATCATCGAGTCGAAGGTGGCCAAGGGGCGCGGCAACGTGGCAACCGTGCTCGTGCAGACCGGCACCCTCAAGATCGGCGACGTGGTCACGGTCGGGCGCACCTTCGGACGTGTTCGCGCCCTTCAGAACGCGGCTGGCAAGCGCGTCAAGGCGGCGGAGCCGGCGACCGCGGTCGAGATCATCGGCCTCACCGACCTGCCCGAGGCCGGGGACATCCTGCGCGTCGTGGCGGACGAGAAGACAGCGCGCGACATGGCCGAGGCGGTCGAGGAGGCGGCGACATCGGGCGATGGGAAGGCGGCCTTCACGCTGGAGGACATCAGCGCCCAGATCCAGGCCGCGGAGGTCAAGGAGCTGCGCGTCGTTCTGAAGACCGACGTGCAGGGGTCCCTAGGCGCCATTCGCCACGCGCTCGAGCGCCTCAATACGGCCGAGGTGCGGGTCAACATCGTCAGCGAGGGGGCGGGCGACATCAACGAGTCCGACGTGCAGCTGGCCAGTGCCTCCGAGGCGGTCATCATCGGCTTCAATACCAAGCTTGACCCGGGCGCACAGCGCGCGGTCGACGCCCTCGGGGTGGACGTGCGCCAGTACGACGTCATCTACAAGCTCACCGATGATCTCGGTGCCGCCCTGAGCGGGATGCTGACCCCCAAGCAGGTCGAGCAGGTCGAGGGACATGCCGAGGTGCGGCTGGTGATCAAGGCCGGCAAGGCAGGGAACGTAGCCGGGTCGTACGTCGTCGACGGACGCATCGTCCGCGGCGGCCAGGTCCGACTCTTCCGGGGCGGCGAGGTCGTGGCCGAGGGTCGAGTCGAGTCGTTGAAGCGCTTCAAGGACGACGTGCGCGAGGTGGCAACGGGCTTCGAGTGCGGGATCGGCCTCGGCAACATCGAGATCGCCGAGGGCGACCTGATCGAGTGCTACCAGATGGTTTCCGAGCAGGCGTGA
- a CDS encoding YlxR family protein — MPKRRPDHQPQRTCAVCREVHPKRSMTRVVRGADGSVAVDPSGKAPGRGTYVCDQPSCRDPQRLAEGIQRALGGSVVPEQILAEVAHASA, encoded by the coding sequence ATGCCGAAGCGGAGGCCTGATCACCAGCCGCAGCGGACCTGCGCGGTGTGCCGCGAGGTGCACCCCAAGCGATCCATGACGCGCGTGGTGCGGGGCGCGGACGGCTCGGTCGCGGTGGATCCGAGCGGCAAGGCGCCGGGACGCGGGACATACGTGTGCGACCAGCCGTCCTGCCGTGATCCCCAGCGCCTGGCTGAGGGGATCCAGCGCGCGCTGGGCGGCTCGGTCGTGCCGGAGCAGATCCTCGCGGAGGTGGCCCATGCCTCCGCGTAG
- the nusA gene encoding transcription termination factor NusA, whose product MNRDFIGALLQLNAEKGVPQEILIETLEQAIESAYRRNADAPENVVVRVDPESGQISVYREYEVVATPDEVEDPELQMLVAAAQQIDPTTGVGAKVRVPENVTQAQLGRIAAQTAGQVYRQRLREAERDVVYSQYASREGEIMTGVVHRTTDQAVVLDLGKGVEAVLAVSEQLPGEHYRIGQHLKVYVLEVRRTTRGPVLVVSRTHRGFLRRVMEMEIPEIYNGTVVIRGIAREAGSRSKVAVESRQVGVDAKGAAVGQRGARIQAIVAELNGEKVDVVLWNEDPAQFVAEALSPAEVLNVRIDEEHKIANVVVPERQLSLAIGKEGQNARLAAKLTGWRIDIRSDAGVATAAAAHGSALDDSAALDDSTDPDDGVTREEAPVDAEAEA is encoded by the coding sequence GTGAACCGGGACTTCATCGGAGCCTTGCTCCAGCTGAACGCTGAGAAGGGCGTCCCCCAGGAGATCCTGATCGAGACCCTGGAGCAGGCAATCGAATCCGCCTATCGCCGCAATGCCGACGCGCCCGAGAACGTCGTCGTGCGCGTCGACCCCGAGTCCGGCCAGATCAGCGTCTATCGCGAGTACGAGGTGGTCGCCACCCCTGACGAGGTCGAGGATCCCGAGCTCCAGATGCTTGTCGCCGCCGCGCAGCAGATCGACCCGACCACCGGCGTGGGGGCCAAGGTCCGCGTTCCGGAGAACGTGACCCAGGCGCAGCTCGGTCGCATCGCCGCACAGACTGCCGGGCAGGTCTACCGCCAGCGCCTGCGCGAGGCGGAGCGCGACGTGGTCTACAGTCAATACGCCAGCCGCGAAGGCGAGATCATGACCGGCGTGGTGCATCGCACCACCGACCAGGCGGTCGTCCTCGACCTCGGGAAGGGGGTCGAGGCGGTGCTGGCAGTTAGCGAGCAGCTGCCCGGCGAGCATTACCGCATCGGACAGCACCTGAAGGTCTACGTGCTCGAGGTACGCCGCACCACGCGGGGTCCGGTTCTCGTGGTCAGCCGCACCCACCGGGGATTCCTGCGCCGCGTGATGGAGATGGAGATTCCCGAGATCTATAACGGGACGGTCGTGATCCGCGGCATCGCTCGCGAGGCAGGCAGTCGCTCCAAGGTCGCGGTCGAGAGCCGCCAGGTCGGCGTCGACGCCAAGGGCGCGGCGGTGGGCCAGCGCGGAGCGCGGATCCAGGCAATCGTCGCCGAGCTCAACGGCGAGAAGGTCGATGTTGTGCTCTGGAACGAGGACCCCGCCCAGTTCGTGGCCGAGGCGCTCTCGCCGGCGGAGGTCCTCAACGTGCGCATCGACGAGGAGCACAAGATCGCGAATGTGGTCGTCCCGGAGCGCCAGCTCTCGCTGGCGATCGGCAAGGAGGGCCAGAACGCCCGCCTCGCCGCCAAGCTGACCGGTTGGCGCATCGACATTCGTTCCGACGCTGGGGTCGCCACCGCTGCCGCCGCGCATGGCAGTGCCCTGGACGACAGCGCCGCCCTGGACGACAGCACCGACCCGGACGACGGCGTAACTCGCGAGGAGGCGCCGGTCGATGCCGAAGCGGAGGCCTGA
- a CDS encoding M50 family metallopeptidase, with the protein MDVLGTILAFIGVLVVLVLVHELGHFVVAKRAGITVQEFGVGFPPRIASIVWHGTRYSVNWIPLGGFVKMLGEDGDVEADKMRQRGLSEAAVEKAMEGAFNRKPIWVRMVVLVAGVAMNFLLAALLFAVALSLPGTEGRGPLTITEIQPASPAITAGLEVGDVILAADGRTFDVSRELTAYVRSRAGHEVDLTVRRAGTERVIHVSPRKLSVSDEAKGLGAVGFSYEPDRFVEVPPSVSGPAEAAWKGFTSAADLARQIPGGLASAVAGLLGLAPDAGTAVGPIGIASETGRVLQAPLAIQLFFVGILSVNLAVLNVLPFPPLDGGRMAVIAIEAVRRRRLPAEREALVYLTGFMVLIALVILISIRDVANLIGG; encoded by the coding sequence ATGGACGTGCTCGGAACGATCCTGGCCTTCATCGGGGTGCTGGTCGTCCTCGTCCTCGTCCACGAGCTCGGCCATTTCGTCGTGGCCAAGCGGGCCGGCATCACGGTGCAGGAGTTCGGCGTCGGATTCCCGCCACGCATTGCATCGATCGTCTGGCATGGCACGCGCTACTCGGTGAACTGGATCCCGCTGGGTGGCTTCGTGAAGATGCTCGGCGAGGACGGCGATGTCGAGGCCGACAAGATGCGGCAGCGCGGCCTCTCGGAGGCAGCGGTCGAGAAGGCGATGGAGGGAGCCTTCAACCGCAAGCCGATCTGGGTGCGGATGGTCGTCCTGGTGGCCGGGGTGGCCATGAACTTCCTGCTCGCCGCCCTCCTGTTCGCGGTCGCCCTCAGCCTGCCCGGCACGGAGGGGCGCGGGCCGTTGACCATCACCGAGATCCAGCCCGCCAGCCCGGCTATCACCGCCGGGCTCGAAGTGGGGGACGTGATCCTGGCCGCCGACGGGCGCACCTTCGACGTCTCGCGGGAGCTGACTGCCTACGTCCGCTCGCGAGCCGGGCACGAGGTCGACCTCACTGTCCGCCGCGCCGGGACGGAAAGGGTGATTCACGTCTCACCCCGCAAGCTGAGCGTCTCCGACGAGGCGAAGGGGCTTGGGGCAGTGGGGTTCAGCTACGAGCCCGACCGATTCGTCGAGGTCCCGCCGAGCGTAAGTGGTCCCGCCGAGGCTGCCTGGAAGGGGTTCACCTCTGCCGCCGACCTGGCTCGGCAGATCCCCGGCGGCCTCGCCTCGGCGGTTGCAGGCCTGCTTGGCCTGGCGCCCGATGCGGGTACCGCGGTCGGGCCGATCGGGATCGCTTCCGAGACGGGTCGCGTGCTGCAGGCGCCGCTCGCGATCCAGCTCTTCTTCGTCGGAATCCTCTCGGTCAACCTGGCCGTCCTCAACGTCCTTCCCTTCCCGCCGCTTGACGGTGGCAGGATGGCCGTGATTGCCATCGAGGCGGTCCGCCGCCGCCGCCTTCCGGCCGAGCGCGAGGCGCTCGTCTACCTGACGGGGTTCATGGTCCTGATCGCCCTGGTCATCCTCATCTCGATCCGCGACGTGGCAAATCTGATCGGCGGTTAG
- the dxr gene encoding 1-deoxy-D-xylulose-5-phosphate reductoisomerase yields the protein MTGVVLLGSTGSIGRQTLEVIAAHRDHISVVGLAAGRRSDDFAEQLAEWPTARAWCSDGSPADLARERWAAGGLEELATLDLAEIVVVATTGMTALPAVLAALRSGRRVALANKETLVTGGHLVERLVADLGGDPLERLRPIDSEHSAIWQCLAGERLDEVARLVLTASGGPFRDRPAGELEDVTAAQALEHPNWRMGPKVTIDSATLVNKAFEAIEAKWLYRLPYDRIQAVIHPQSVVHSLVEFADGSFKAQLGLPDMRLPIQYALTYPRRLPSPARHAGPQDWGTLQFEALAPGRFPAYDAVRAAAAAGGNRGAILNAADEAAVSAFLAGTITFPRIAAVISDAIERWGDPSEPDLDGIMTLDGEVRAALALELGLGGAA from the coding sequence GTGACCGGGGTCGTCCTGCTCGGATCGACCGGATCGATCGGACGCCAGACCCTCGAGGTGATAGCGGCGCACCGCGATCACATCTCCGTCGTCGGCCTCGCGGCCGGCCGCAGGAGCGACGACTTCGCTGAGCAGCTTGCCGAGTGGCCGACCGCGCGCGCCTGGTGCAGCGATGGGAGCCCGGCAGACCTGGCTCGCGAACGGTGGGCCGCGGGTGGCCTCGAGGAGCTCGCGACCCTGGACCTCGCCGAGATCGTCGTGGTCGCCACCACCGGCATGACGGCCCTCCCGGCGGTGCTTGCGGCACTGCGCAGCGGTCGCCGGGTGGCCCTCGCCAACAAGGAGACGCTGGTCACCGGTGGCCACCTCGTCGAACGGCTGGTGGCCGATCTCGGCGGCGACCCGTTGGAGCGCCTGCGGCCGATCGATTCTGAGCATTCGGCGATCTGGCAGTGCCTTGCCGGGGAACGGCTCGACGAGGTCGCGCGTCTGGTCCTCACCGCCTCGGGTGGCCCCTTTCGGGATCGACCAGCGGGCGAACTCGAGGACGTGACCGCTGCCCAGGCACTCGAGCACCCGAACTGGCGGATGGGCCCCAAGGTCACGATCGACTCTGCCACGCTCGTCAACAAGGCGTTCGAGGCGATCGAGGCCAAATGGTTGTACCGCCTGCCGTACGATAGGATTCAGGCTGTGATCCACCCCCAGAGCGTGGTGCACTCGCTCGTCGAGTTCGCCGACGGCTCGTTCAAGGCCCAGCTCGGGCTACCCGACATGCGCCTCCCCATCCAGTACGCGCTGACCTACCCACGGCGCCTGCCATCGCCGGCACGCCATGCCGGCCCGCAGGATTGGGGCACGCTGCAGTTCGAGGCCCTCGCCCCGGGTCGCTTTCCGGCCTATGACGCCGTGCGCGCCGCGGCGGCCGCGGGTGGCAACCGGGGAGCGATCCTCAATGCCGCCGACGAGGCTGCGGTATCGGCCTTTCTGGCGGGCACGATCACCTTCCCGCGCATCGCCGCGGTCATCTCGGACGCCATCGAGCGCTGGGGCGACCCCTCAGAGCCCGACCTGGATGGGATCATGACGCTCGACGGTGAGGTCCGAGCTGCTCTCGCGCTGGAGCTCGGCCTGGGCGGCGCCGCCTGA
- a CDS encoding phosphatidate cytidylyltransferase encodes MLATRLISAGILAPIVVVVALLGEPWVSSLVGLLVFLAMVELIALLDAGGFAPPQVVALAAGLLVAGAGLVAANQALVGGALADMLRAADPPGLAAVTFAAAVVVLGVAGFTRAEPRDGFMTWAVTSFGVAYVGLLAPFIVVVAHLAPAGGSATTPIGALNLHAGTAWMLLLLLVVWGYDSGAYLTGRWLGRRRLIDHISPSKTVEGLVGGLLAATVAAGVGAWLIGLDAWQPLLIGPIVGLAAQAGDLAESMVKRAAGRKESGFLVPGHGGVLDRIDSFLFAAPVLVGYALLIAGFSL; translated from the coding sequence ATGCTCGCAACCCGCCTGATCAGCGCCGGCATCCTGGCGCCGATCGTTGTCGTGGTCGCCCTCCTCGGCGAGCCCTGGGTCTCCTCCCTGGTCGGCCTGCTCGTCTTCCTGGCCATGGTCGAGCTGATCGCCCTGCTGGACGCCGGCGGTTTCGCGCCGCCGCAGGTCGTCGCGCTCGCGGCCGGCCTGCTCGTGGCGGGTGCCGGCCTGGTTGCCGCCAACCAGGCGCTGGTGGGCGGAGCCCTGGCTGACATGCTGCGCGCCGCCGATCCGCCCGGCCTGGCGGCCGTAACCTTTGCCGCGGCAGTTGTGGTGCTCGGGGTGGCCGGCTTCACGCGCGCCGAGCCGCGCGATGGCTTCATGACCTGGGCGGTCACGTCCTTCGGTGTCGCCTACGTGGGGCTGCTGGCCCCGTTCATCGTGGTGGTCGCTCACCTCGCGCCGGCCGGTGGCTCCGCCACCACGCCCATCGGCGCGCTCAACCTCCACGCTGGGACCGCCTGGATGCTCCTGCTCCTGCTGGTGGTGTGGGGATACGACTCGGGCGCCTACCTGACCGGGCGGTGGCTGGGACGACGACGGCTGATCGACCACATCAGTCCCTCCAAGACGGTGGAGGGACTGGTCGGGGGACTGCTGGCCGCCACGGTCGCTGCAGGAGTTGGCGCGTGGCTGATCGGGCTCGACGCCTGGCAGCCGCTGCTGATCGGGCCGATCGTCGGCCTCGCCGCCCAGGCGGGCGACCTGGCCGAGTCGATGGTCAAGCGCGCGGCTGGCCGCAAGGAGTCGGGCTTCCTGGTACCCGGCCACGGTGGCGTCCTAGACCGGATCGACTCGTTCCTCTTCGCGGCACCCGTCCTGGTCGGCTACGCGCTGCTGATCGCCGGCTTCAGCCTGTGA
- the uppS gene encoding polyprenyl diphosphate synthase: MPLREHPRHVAIIMDGNRRWAAARGLPAIAGHVQGVEAIRPIVRVAPDKGIEVLSLYVFSRENWRRPDDEVTGLLGLIDGAVRQHTDELVAQGVRVRVIGRLHEAPADIVRSIREAEDRTRGGERMALNIAFNYAGRAEIIDATRALVAAGVPAHEIDEDRFGEHLYTAGLPDPDLIVRTGGEQRTSNFLLWQGAYAELVFSETLWPDFAEADLDAAIEEFAQRQRRYGA, translated from the coding sequence CTGCCGCTCCGTGAGCATCCGCGACACGTCGCGATCATCATGGACGGCAACCGCCGCTGGGCCGCAGCGCGCGGCCTGCCGGCCATCGCCGGCCACGTCCAGGGTGTGGAGGCGATCCGTCCCATCGTTCGGGTCGCCCCCGACAAGGGGATCGAGGTCCTGTCGCTGTACGTCTTCAGCCGCGAGAACTGGCGGCGCCCCGATGACGAGGTGACAGGCCTGCTGGGCCTGATCGACGGTGCGGTCCGCCAGCACACCGACGAGCTCGTGGCGCAGGGTGTTCGCGTACGGGTCATCGGTCGCCTGCACGAGGCACCCGCCGACATCGTGCGCTCGATCCGCGAGGCAGAGGATCGGACCCGGGGCGGGGAGCGCATGGCACTCAACATCGCCTTCAACTACGCCGGTCGCGCCGAGATCATCGACGCCACTCGTGCCCTGGTCGCCGCCGGCGTGCCCGCCCACGAGATCGACGAGGATCGCTTCGGCGAACATCTCTACACCGCCGGTTTGCCCGATCCGGACCTGATCGTCCGCACCGGAGGGGAGCAGCGCACCAGCAACTTCCTGCTGTGGCAGGGCGCCTACGCCGAGCTCGTCTTCTCCGAGACCCTGTGGCCGGATTTCGCCGAGGCCGATCTCGATGCCGCGATCGAGGAGTTCGCCCAACGCCAGCGCCGCTACGGCGCATGA
- the frr gene encoding ribosome recycling factor: MTHPEILAAEPKMQRSVEAMERDFAGIRTGRASTALVERIQVEYYGTPTPLNQIAGISTPDPHLIVIQPWDRSVLSAIERALIKSDIGLTPNVDGTVVRLSVPPLTEDRRREMVKQVRKRAEEARVELRVHRREVADHLKKALRDGSLSEDEERRELEALQRMTDRFVELVEARGERKEAEVMEV; the protein is encoded by the coding sequence GTGACCCACCCAGAGATCCTGGCGGCGGAGCCGAAGATGCAGCGCTCGGTGGAGGCGATGGAACGCGACTTTGCGGGGATCCGCACAGGACGCGCATCGACCGCGCTCGTGGAGCGGATCCAGGTCGAGTACTACGGCACTCCGACTCCGCTGAACCAGATCGCCGGCATCAGCACGCCCGACCCGCACCTGATCGTGATCCAGCCGTGGGACCGATCGGTCCTGTCGGCGATCGAGCGCGCCCTCATCAAGAGCGACATCGGCCTCACGCCGAACGTCGACGGAACCGTTGTCCGGCTCAGCGTGCCACCGCTCACCGAGGACCGTCGCCGAGAGATGGTGAAGCAGGTCCGCAAGCGCGCCGAGGAGGCGCGGGTCGAGCTGCGAGTGCACCGGCGCGAGGTTGCCGATCACCTCAAGAAGGCCCTCCGTGACGGCAGCCTCTCGGAGGACGAGGAGCGCCGCGAGCTCGAGGCCCTGCAGCGCATGACCGACCGCTTCGTCGAGCTTGTCGAGGCGCGCGGCGAGCGCAAAGAAGCGGAAGTGATGGAGGTCTGA
- the pyrH gene encoding UMP kinase yields the protein MTDPARDIARLPHRVLLKLSGEALMGDRQYGIDPDVVRGIAAQVAEARRDGIEVAVVVGGGNIFRGVAAAASGMDRATADYMGMLATAMNGLALQDALEQAECPTRVMSAIAMNEIAEPYIRRRAVRHLEKGRVVVLVAGTGNPYFTTDTAATLRAVELAAEVILKATRVDGVYDADPEKHPGATRFAQIGYTELLASRLEALDATAVSLAMDNEMPIVVFDMTQPGNILRAVRGETIGTRIGGEERS from the coding sequence TTGACCGATCCCGCTCGCGACATTGCCAGGCTGCCGCACCGGGTGCTCCTGAAGCTCTCGGGCGAGGCGCTGATGGGCGACCGCCAGTACGGGATCGACCCGGACGTGGTGCGTGGCATCGCCGCCCAGGTGGCCGAGGCGCGCCGTGATGGGATCGAGGTGGCGGTGGTGGTCGGCGGCGGCAACATCTTCCGTGGAGTTGCGGCAGCCGCGTCGGGCATGGATCGCGCGACGGCCGACTACATGGGCATGCTCGCGACGGCCATGAACGGGCTGGCGCTGCAGGACGCCCTTGAGCAGGCGGAGTGCCCGACGCGCGTGATGAGCGCGATCGCGATGAACGAGATCGCGGAGCCGTACATTCGGCGCCGAGCGGTGCGGCACCTCGAAAAGGGACGCGTGGTGGTGCTCGTGGCAGGGACCGGGAACCCATACTTCACGACCGATACCGCCGCAACCCTGCGGGCCGTTGAGCTGGCGGCCGAGGTGATCCTGAAGGCGACTCGCGTCGACGGCGTGTACGATGCCGATCCCGAGAAGCACCCTGGTGCGACGCGCTTCGCTCAGATCGGCTATACCGAGCTCCTTGCCAGCCGGCTCGAGGCGCTCGATGCCACGGCCGTGAGCCTGGCGATGGACAATGAGATGCCAATCGTGGTCTTCGACATGACGCAGCCAGGGAACATCCTGCGTGCCGTGCGCGGCGAGACGATCGGAACCCGCATTGGGGGCGAGGAGCGGTCGTGA
- the tsf gene encoding translation elongation factor Ts, translating into MIRPEDVKRLREQTGAGIMDCKRALEESAGDVEQAVAWLREKGLSTAAKKAGRAAREGVISSYIHHGARLGVLLELNCETDFVARTDDFQQLARELAMQVAGLSPSWVSRDDVPADVLAEQRQQFAADAERDGRPADRVAEIVEGKLNKWLESVCLLEMPFRDTEKRVSDLISEKIALLGENIRVARFARMAVGETAERDGQEAA; encoded by the coding sequence ATGATCAGACCCGAGGACGTGAAGCGCCTCCGTGAGCAGACGGGGGCGGGGATCATGGATTGCAAGCGCGCGCTCGAGGAGAGCGCCGGCGATGTCGAGCAGGCCGTCGCCTGGCTTCGGGAGAAGGGCCTCTCCACCGCCGCCAAGAAGGCGGGCCGTGCGGCGCGCGAGGGCGTCATCTCCAGCTACATCCACCACGGCGCGCGCCTGGGAGTGCTGCTGGAGCTGAACTGCGAGACCGATTTCGTGGCGCGCACCGACGATTTCCAGCAGCTCGCCCGCGAGCTGGCGATGCAGGTGGCCGGCCTGTCGCCGAGCTGGGTGAGCCGCGACGATGTGCCCGCCGACGTGCTCGCCGAGCAGCGGCAGCAGTTTGCGGCGGACGCGGAGCGCGACGGGCGTCCGGCCGATCGCGTGGCCGAAATCGTGGAAGGCAAGCTCAACAAGTGGCTGGAATCGGTGTGCCTGCTGGAGATGCCGTTCCGCGACACGGAGAAGCGCGTCAGCGACCTCATCAGCGAGAAGATTGCCCTGCTGGGTGAGAATATCCGGGTCGCGCGCTTCGCGCGCATGGCGGTCGGGGAGACCGCGGAACGCGACGGCCAGGAGGCCGCCTAG
- the rpsB gene encoding 30S ribosomal protein S2, with translation MAAVSMKQLLEAGVHFGHQTRRWNPKMRDFIFGERNGIHIIDLAQTVTRLDAALEFVRETIRRGDSILFVGTKKQAQESVSQEAERSAQHYVNNRWLGGMLTNFTTIKRRIQRLEALEARRDAGEFERLTKKEAGKLTEEITKLNTALGGIRRMRRVPGALFIVDPHRESIAVLEARRLEIPIVAMTDTNCDPDQIDWVIPANDDAIRSVRLICAKVADAALEAQAERQARLDEEFEQAEALPPVDDAALVADADYSAALASGEALVFEPEPEEDEEEERRARARRAAEASEEETDEDPTLA, from the coding sequence TTGGCTGCCGTCAGCATGAAGCAGCTGCTGGAGGCCGGCGTCCACTTCGGACACCAGACCCGGCGCTGGAACCCCAAGATGCGCGACTTCATCTTTGGAGAGCGCAACGGGATCCACATCATCGACCTCGCCCAGACGGTCACCCGCCTGGATGCCGCCCTCGAATTCGTGCGCGAGACGATCCGTCGCGGAGACTCGATCCTCTTCGTGGGCACGAAGAAGCAGGCCCAGGAATCGGTCTCCCAGGAGGCCGAACGCTCCGCGCAGCACTACGTCAACAATCGCTGGCTGGGCGGGATGCTCACCAACTTCACGACCATCAAGCGCCGCATCCAGCGCCTCGAGGCGCTCGAGGCGAGGCGTGACGCCGGCGAATTCGAACGCCTCACCAAGAAGGAAGCCGGCAAGCTCACCGAGGAGATCACCAAGCTGAACACGGCCCTGGGAGGGATTCGTCGCATGCGGCGCGTTCCGGGCGCCCTCTTCATCGTCGACCCGCACCGTGAGTCGATCGCCGTTCTCGAAGCCAGGCGCCTCGAGATCCCGATCGTGGCCATGACGGACACGAACTGCGACCCCGATCAGATCGACTGGGTCATCCCGGCCAACGACGACGCCATCCGATCGGTGCGGCTGATCTGCGCCAAGGTGGCGGATGCCGCGCTTGAGGCCCAGGCCGAGCGACAGGCCCGCCTCGACGAGGAATTCGAGCAGGCCGAGGCGCTGCCGCCGGTGGACGACGCGGCGCTTGTGGCCGACGCCGACTACAGCGCGGCGCTGGCCAGCGGCGAGGCGCTCGTCTTCGAGCCGGAGCCCGAAGAGGACGAGGAGGAGGAGCGCCGAGCGCGCGCCCGCCGGGCGGCCGAAGCCTCCGAGGAAGAGACCGATGAAGATCCGACGCTTGCCTGA